In uncultured Draconibacterium sp., one genomic interval encodes:
- a CDS encoding FecR family protein, with translation MNDKNTENIDQVILHFIQGNADKEEKAALMSWLNENPANRKKLFKEKDIWNAAEIDSDRLKALENTEWLELENRINSSKVKKGNFKELLKIAAIVVVALGVGWMSHFIYSESASARKVEMRTVEAIKGQIKEVFLADGTHVWLNAGSQLTFPSDFTEKNREISLHGEAYFEVTSSEKNPFLVKTGNHTVKVTGTKFNICEYPEDKKIETTLVEGKVKIISGNFFKDLYPGEQATFYTETAEVVIGEKDFDIYTAWREGRYEFRNESVDKVFKIMERWWDVEIDYPQDEFKYEYISGVLRKHKPIEQHFEVINELVPINYQIDKDNITVKLK, from the coding sequence ATGAACGACAAAAACACTGAAAATATAGATCAGGTTATTCTGCATTTTATTCAAGGAAATGCAGACAAGGAAGAAAAAGCCGCATTGATGAGCTGGCTAAATGAAAATCCGGCGAATAGAAAGAAACTATTCAAGGAGAAAGATATTTGGAATGCAGCAGAAATTGATTCGGACAGGTTGAAAGCTTTGGAAAACACGGAATGGCTGGAATTAGAAAACCGAATAAATTCTTCAAAAGTAAAAAAAGGCAACTTTAAAGAGCTGTTAAAAATTGCAGCAATTGTTGTAGTGGCTCTGGGAGTTGGTTGGATGAGTCATTTTATTTATTCGGAGAGTGCATCAGCGCGCAAAGTAGAAATGCGTACCGTTGAAGCCATAAAAGGACAAATAAAAGAAGTGTTTTTGGCCGATGGAACACACGTATGGCTGAATGCCGGATCGCAGCTTACTTTTCCATCGGATTTTACTGAAAAGAACCGGGAGATCAGCTTGCATGGTGAGGCTTATTTTGAGGTTACTTCGAGTGAGAAGAATCCGTTCCTGGTAAAAACAGGCAATCACACCGTAAAAGTTACCGGAACCAAGTTTAATATCTGCGAGTATCCCGAAGATAAAAAGATTGAGACCACCCTGGTGGAAGGAAAAGTTAAAATCATATCGGGCAATTTCTTTAAGGATTTGTATCCCGGCGAACAGGCAACTTTTTACACCGAAACGGCCGAGGTTGTAATAGGCGAAAAAGACTTTGATATATACACTGCCTGGCGCGAAGGACGTTACGAATTCCGCAACGAATCAGTCGACAAGGTTTTTAAAATTATGGAGCGCTGGTGGGATGTAGAAATTGATTACCCACAAGACGAATTTAAATACGAATATATCTCAGGAGTACTGAGAAAACATAAACCAATTGAACAGCATTTTGAAGTTATCAACGAGTTAGTGCCAATAAACTACCAAATTGATAAAGATAATATTACGGTGAAGCTGAAATAG